One genomic segment of Arthrobacter sp. JZ12 includes these proteins:
- the glf gene encoding UDP-galactopyranose mutase produces MNVDLVVVGSGFFGLTIAERAATELGLKVAVLDRRRHIGGNAYSENEKKTGIEVHRYGAHLFHTSNERVWEYVNRFTQFTSYQHKVYTSHKGEVYPMPINLGTINQFFRASMGPAEARALIQEQAGELAGTDPQNLNDKGIQLIGRPLYEAFIKYYTGKQWQTDPKDLPAEIISRLPVRYTYDNRYFNDKYEGLPLDGYTAWIERMAAHPNISVEPNTDFFDDDHAYSRNATRGQVPVVYTGPVDRYFDYVEGDLSWRTIDLEEEVLPVEDFQGCSVMNYPDEDVPFTRIHEFRHFHPERDYTRDATVIMREYSRFAEKGDEPYYPINTEADRKKLLAYRDLAKGEEMVLFGGRLGTYKYLDMHMAIGSALSMFDNKIRPHFDGGAKLESGGIDA; encoded by the coding sequence GTGAACGTTGACCTCGTCGTCGTCGGATCAGGCTTCTTTGGCCTAACGATCGCCGAAAGGGCCGCTACGGAACTCGGGTTGAAAGTCGCAGTTCTCGATCGCCGCCGTCACATCGGCGGCAATGCCTACAGTGAGAACGAGAAGAAGACCGGGATTGAGGTACATCGCTATGGAGCGCACCTTTTCCATACGTCGAATGAGCGGGTTTGGGAATACGTCAACCGCTTCACTCAATTCACGAGCTACCAGCACAAGGTTTACACCAGCCACAAGGGCGAGGTGTACCCGATGCCCATCAACTTGGGCACGATCAACCAGTTCTTCCGTGCCTCCATGGGCCCGGCAGAGGCTCGAGCACTGATCCAGGAGCAGGCAGGCGAGCTCGCAGGCACCGACCCTCAAAACCTGAACGACAAGGGCATCCAGCTCATCGGCCGCCCGCTGTACGAGGCGTTCATCAAGTACTACACGGGTAAGCAATGGCAGACAGACCCCAAGGACCTGCCAGCGGAGATTATCTCCCGGCTGCCCGTTCGGTACACGTACGACAACCGGTACTTCAATGACAAGTACGAGGGCCTTCCTCTTGACGGTTACACGGCATGGATCGAACGCATGGCAGCGCATCCGAACATCTCGGTCGAACCGAACACGGATTTCTTCGACGATGATCACGCCTACTCCCGGAACGCCACCCGCGGACAGGTTCCTGTTGTCTACACCGGTCCTGTCGACCGCTACTTCGACTACGTTGAGGGCGACCTCTCCTGGCGAACCATAGACCTGGAGGAAGAAGTGCTGCCGGTCGAGGATTTTCAGGGTTGCTCGGTGATGAACTATCCCGACGAAGATGTTCCATTCACGCGTATCCACGAATTCAGGCACTTCCACCCCGAACGGGACTATACGAGGGACGCGACGGTGATCATGCGGGAGTACTCCCGTTTCGCTGAGAAGGGCGATGAACCCTACTACCCGATCAACACTGAAGCCGACCGGAAGAAGCTCCTGGCCTACCGCGATCTGGCGAAGGGCGAGGAAATGGTCCTGTTCGGCGGCAGGCTTGGAACCTACAAATACCTCGACATGCATATGGCGATTGGTTCAGCCCTCTCGATGTTCGACAACAAAATCAGGCCCCACTTTGACGGCGGCGCGAAACTCGAAAGTGGGGGAATCGACGCATGA
- the wecB gene encoding non-hydrolyzing UDP-N-acetylglucosamine 2-epimerase, which translates to MRILSVVGARPQFVKLAPIASAMKGKVEHLIAHTGQHYDELMSDVFFQDLGIPEPDFNLGVGSGPHGRQTGAMLAGLEEVFEEARPDWVLVYGDTNSTLAAAVAAVKMHIPVAHLEAGLRSFNRRMPEEHNRVLTDHASDLLLAPTEVAMKHLASEGLTDRSVLVGDVMTDVLYLTRDAVSERQEPLPQGFDAGAYYVSTIHRPDNTDDAGRLAQIIGQLAELDKPVLLLAHPRLRSLADQHGIALDSGALTAIDPLAYPQLVNAVQGSAGVVTDSGGLQKEAFLLRVPCTTVRPETEWVETVELGWNVLVSENLNQLATAVTRSAPAPTDAAPYGTGRAAQQVVTALLNGLGRS; encoded by the coding sequence ATGCGTATTCTCAGCGTGGTTGGCGCGCGCCCTCAATTCGTCAAGTTGGCTCCAATAGCATCTGCCATGAAGGGCAAGGTCGAACACCTGATCGCCCACACCGGTCAGCATTACGACGAACTTATGTCGGATGTCTTCTTCCAGGATCTCGGCATTCCCGAACCGGATTTCAACCTCGGTGTTGGTTCCGGCCCGCATGGACGTCAAACGGGCGCGATGCTCGCCGGACTCGAGGAAGTCTTCGAGGAAGCGCGCCCGGACTGGGTACTCGTCTACGGAGACACGAATTCCACACTTGCAGCGGCGGTCGCTGCGGTAAAGATGCACATCCCCGTCGCGCACCTGGAAGCAGGACTTCGGTCGTTCAACCGCAGGATGCCTGAAGAGCACAACCGGGTGCTAACTGATCATGCGTCGGACCTGCTGCTGGCTCCTACGGAAGTGGCGATGAAGCATCTTGCAAGCGAAGGCCTGACGGACCGCAGCGTCCTGGTGGGCGACGTGATGACGGACGTTCTTTACCTGACCCGGGACGCGGTGAGCGAACGGCAGGAGCCGTTGCCGCAAGGGTTCGACGCCGGCGCTTACTACGTGAGTACGATCCACCGCCCGGACAACACTGATGACGCCGGAAGGCTCGCCCAGATCATCGGGCAACTCGCGGAACTGGACAAGCCTGTGCTTCTACTGGCTCACCCCAGACTTCGCTCCCTCGCTGACCAGCATGGCATCGCGTTGGATTCAGGCGCCCTGACCGCAATCGATCCTCTCGCCTATCCGCAGCTCGTCAATGCGGTGCAGGGATCTGCGGGTGTGGTGACCGATTCGGGCGGGCTCCAGAAGGAAGCGTTCCTGTTGCGCGTTCCCTGCACCACGGTCCGACCCGAAACGGAGTGGGTTGAGACCGTGGAGCTGGGGTGGAACGTTCTGGTGTCAGAGAACCTCAACCAACTGGCAACGGCCGTGACCCGATCTGCTCCCGCGCCAACTGACGCGGCGCCTTATGGAACTGGCCGAGCGGCGCAGCAAGTCGTGACGGCACTACTTAACGGGTTGGGCCGGTCCTGA
- a CDS encoding glycosyltransferase family 4 protein, whose protein sequence is MTIRVVLATRLYPPEVGAAAFRLKALAEALETGGSSVVVLTTRPPVQGYKPEKKVSRWPVLRDAGGNVRGYIQYLSFDLPLFFRLLFTSADVVVSEPPPTTGLMVAVSSWLRKRPYVYYAADVWTDALVAMGASAPVVSVMRWVEGIALRNAAGVVAISEGVADQLGQFGVPSDRVHVVGNGIDTETFSPGGVSEQPGHPYFVYTGTMSEWQGAEVFIHALAQLHDRKDVRLYFFGQGSSEPDLRKLAERVAPGRVVFGGVRPPGETAAWIRGAAGALVSIVPNKGYDFAKPTKIYAAAACGTAVVFAGAGASAEMVSGNGLGESVPYQSEKVAAAMRKLLEESDESPENRVRWVQENASLKTAGRRAAAVVQAAVR, encoded by the coding sequence GTGACTATCCGCGTAGTTCTTGCAACCCGGTTGTATCCGCCGGAAGTAGGTGCCGCTGCATTCCGCCTGAAGGCCCTCGCAGAAGCGCTGGAAACCGGAGGTTCGTCCGTCGTCGTGCTGACAACACGGCCCCCTGTACAAGGATACAAACCGGAAAAGAAGGTGTCCCGCTGGCCGGTATTGCGGGACGCGGGTGGAAACGTTCGGGGATACATTCAGTACCTGAGTTTCGACCTACCCTTGTTTTTTCGGCTTCTCTTCACTTCCGCTGACGTCGTCGTTTCTGAGCCGCCTCCCACGACGGGCCTGATGGTGGCTGTTTCCTCGTGGCTCCGCAAACGTCCATACGTCTACTACGCTGCTGACGTCTGGACGGACGCGTTAGTCGCCATGGGTGCGTCCGCTCCGGTGGTCTCAGTGATGCGATGGGTGGAAGGGATTGCCCTGCGGAACGCAGCGGGCGTCGTTGCGATCTCTGAGGGCGTCGCAGACCAATTGGGACAGTTCGGTGTGCCCTCCGACAGAGTCCACGTCGTAGGAAACGGCATCGATACTGAGACTTTCAGTCCCGGCGGCGTCTCGGAGCAGCCCGGGCACCCCTACTTCGTCTACACAGGCACTATGTCGGAGTGGCAGGGAGCTGAAGTCTTCATTCACGCACTGGCGCAGCTTCACGACAGAAAAGATGTGCGCTTGTACTTTTTTGGGCAGGGGTCATCTGAGCCGGATCTCCGAAAGCTGGCCGAACGCGTTGCTCCAGGCCGAGTCGTATTCGGCGGAGTCCGACCTCCCGGTGAGACGGCTGCATGGATCCGGGGAGCCGCGGGCGCGCTAGTGAGCATTGTGCCGAATAAGGGTTATGACTTCGCGAAGCCGACGAAGATCTATGCTGCCGCGGCGTGCGGTACGGCCGTCGTTTTCGCAGGCGCCGGTGCGTCGGCAGAAATGGTGTCCGGGAATGGTCTTGGGGAGAGCGTCCCGTATCAGTCCGAAAAGGTGGCTGCAGCGATGCGGAAGCTCCTGGAGGAGTCGGACGAAAGCCCCGAGAACCGAGTTCGGTGGGTACAAGAGAACGCGTCACTCAAGACAGCAGGCAGGCGGGCTGCGGCCGTAGTACAGGCTGCGGTGCGCTGA
- a CDS encoding Gfo/Idh/MocA family oxidoreductase, whose protein sequence is MADLRVGLIGLGMMGRHHARVARELDGVQLVAVADAYGDPHGVAGDLPLCGSIDELIEQGLDMAICAVPTGLHEEVGLALAAAGVHTLVEKPIASTIAGGEKLADAFESAGLVGAVGHIERFNPALQSLRVRIENGDLGDVYQIATRRQGPFPSRIADVGVVKDLGTHDIDLTAWLAQSPYRSVSARTTIRSGRPHEDMVTASCQLESGVITSHLVNWLSPMKERLTVVTGEKGAFAADTLTADLTFYENGTINTEWEAVSNFRGVSEGNITRLALTKREPLKSEHEAFRDAVLGKRNDVVTMREGLNTLRVAEAMIESAAEGTVVNLSA, encoded by the coding sequence ATGGCTGATCTGAGGGTAGGCCTGATCGGCCTGGGCATGATGGGCCGCCACCACGCTCGAGTAGCGCGTGAGTTGGACGGTGTTCAGCTCGTCGCCGTTGCCGATGCATACGGTGACCCGCACGGCGTCGCCGGTGATCTACCGTTGTGCGGATCCATCGACGAGCTGATCGAGCAGGGCCTGGACATGGCCATCTGCGCCGTGCCGACCGGACTCCACGAGGAAGTCGGCCTGGCCCTGGCAGCCGCCGGCGTGCACACCCTGGTCGAAAAGCCCATCGCCTCCACGATTGCAGGCGGCGAGAAGCTGGCCGATGCGTTCGAATCCGCAGGGCTCGTGGGAGCCGTTGGCCATATCGAGCGGTTCAATCCCGCCCTGCAGTCACTGCGCGTGCGGATTGAGAACGGTGATCTGGGAGATGTCTACCAGATTGCCACGCGTCGGCAGGGACCCTTCCCGTCGCGCATTGCCGACGTCGGAGTTGTAAAGGACCTGGGCACCCACGACATCGACCTCACCGCGTGGCTGGCGCAGTCACCGTACCGGTCCGTATCCGCGCGCACCACGATTCGATCCGGTCGCCCGCACGAGGACATGGTTACAGCGTCCTGTCAGCTGGAAAGCGGCGTCATCACCTCGCACCTGGTGAACTGGCTCTCGCCGATGAAGGAACGCCTGACGGTTGTGACGGGGGAGAAAGGTGCTTTTGCGGCCGACACCCTCACCGCTGACCTGACCTTCTACGAGAACGGCACCATCAATACGGAATGGGAAGCCGTCTCGAACTTCCGCGGTGTCAGCGAAGGAAATATCACGCGCCTGGCCCTGACCAAGCGGGAACCGCTGAAGTCGGAACACGAGGCCTTCCGTGATGCCGTGCTAGGCAAGCGTAACGACGTCGTCACCATGCGTGAGGGGCTGAACACGCTGCGCGTGGCCGAAGCGATGATCGAGTCGGCCGCCGAGGGTACTGTCGTGAATCTAAGCGCGTGA
- a CDS encoding DegT/DnrJ/EryC1/StrS family aminotransferase → MSTGFIPAAKPIVGDEERAAVDAVLVSAMLAQGAEVAEFEKEFSQVLLDGRSSVAVNSGTSGLHLGLLAAGVGPGDEVIVPSFTFAATANSVALTGATPVFADIELDHYCLDISHVESLISERTKGIMPVHLYGHPANIIAFKELADARGIKLFEDAAQAHGAALNGQKVGTFGDFAMFSLYPTKNMTSGEGGMVSTGDATVERNLRLLRNQGMERQYENELVGFNARMTNLHAAIGRVQLTKVLGWTAQRQANARFLTDNLEGVGTPAVAEGAEHVYHQYTIRVGQDRDGFAAALKEEYNIGSGVYYPIPNHRLPSFNRVEDLPNTEIAAQEVLSLPVHPSLDDEDLDRIVTAVNKLAGAGA, encoded by the coding sequence ATGAGTACAGGTTTCATCCCGGCAGCTAAGCCCATTGTGGGCGACGAGGAGCGCGCTGCCGTAGACGCGGTGTTGGTTTCCGCCATGCTCGCGCAGGGGGCAGAGGTCGCCGAGTTCGAGAAGGAATTCTCGCAGGTGCTGCTCGACGGACGCTCGTCCGTAGCCGTCAATTCCGGCACGTCTGGCCTTCACCTGGGTCTGCTGGCAGCCGGGGTCGGGCCCGGTGATGAGGTGATCGTTCCCTCGTTCACCTTCGCTGCAACGGCCAACTCTGTTGCGCTGACGGGTGCGACGCCGGTGTTCGCCGACATTGAACTGGACCACTACTGCCTCGATATCAGCCACGTCGAGTCACTCATTAGCGAGCGGACCAAGGGCATCATGCCCGTGCATCTGTACGGGCATCCCGCGAACATCATCGCCTTCAAGGAGCTGGCTGATGCGCGCGGAATCAAGCTCTTCGAGGATGCTGCACAGGCTCACGGTGCTGCCCTGAACGGGCAGAAGGTTGGCACGTTCGGCGACTTTGCCATGTTCTCGCTGTACCCCACGAAGAACATGACCTCCGGCGAAGGCGGCATGGTCTCGACCGGTGACGCCACCGTTGAACGGAACCTGCGTCTGCTGCGGAACCAGGGTATGGAGCGGCAGTACGAGAATGAGCTGGTCGGGTTCAACGCGCGTATGACCAACCTCCACGCGGCCATCGGACGGGTACAGCTCACCAAGGTGCTGGGCTGGACCGCGCAGCGCCAGGCGAATGCCCGCTTCCTCACCGACAACCTTGAGGGCGTCGGAACTCCTGCGGTGGCCGAGGGTGCTGAGCACGTCTACCACCAGTACACAATCCGGGTGGGTCAGGACCGGGACGGTTTCGCTGCCGCCCTGAAGGAGGAGTACAACATCGGCAGCGGTGTGTACTACCCGATCCCGAACCACCGGCTGCCGTCCTTCAACCGGGTTGAAGACCTGCCCAACACCGAGATCGCGGCACAGGAAGTGCTCTCCCTGCCGGTCCACCCGTCGTTGGACGATGAGGATCTCGACCGGATCGTGACTGCTGTGAACAAGCTTGCGGGAGCGGGTGCCTGA
- a CDS encoding acyltransferase, which yields MSYIADSADVSEQAELGEGTKIWHLAQVREKAQLGANCIVGRGAYIGTGVSMGENTKVQNYALVYEPAVLGKGVFIGPAVVLTNDTYPRSISPDGTLKSAHDWTPVGVTIEDGASIGARAVCVAPVTIGAWATVAAGAVVTKDVPAFALMAGVPARRLGWVGKAGHPLKEQDGLWVCPETGEKYTETDGTLAPVEEQK from the coding sequence ATGAGCTACATCGCTGACAGCGCTGACGTCTCCGAGCAGGCGGAGTTGGGCGAGGGCACCAAGATTTGGCACCTCGCCCAGGTGCGGGAGAAAGCGCAGCTCGGTGCCAACTGTATCGTCGGCCGCGGCGCGTACATCGGCACCGGCGTTTCCATGGGCGAGAACACCAAGGTCCAGAATTATGCGCTCGTGTACGAGCCGGCTGTTCTCGGTAAGGGCGTTTTCATCGGACCGGCCGTTGTCCTGACGAACGACACCTACCCGCGGTCTATCTCACCAGACGGAACGCTCAAGAGCGCGCACGATTGGACCCCGGTCGGTGTGACCATCGAGGACGGGGCGTCGATCGGAGCGCGCGCGGTGTGCGTTGCTCCGGTCACCATCGGTGCGTGGGCGACCGTGGCTGCCGGCGCCGTCGTAACCAAGGACGTGCCTGCCTTCGCGCTGATGGCGGGTGTTCCGGCACGCCGGCTCGGCTGGGTGGGGAAGGCCGGTCACCCGCTCAAGGAGCAGGACGGACTGTGGGTTTGCCCGGAAACCGGCGAAAAGTACACAGAGACTGACGGAACGTTGGCACCAGTAGAGGAACAGAAATGA
- a CDS encoding glycosyltransferase family 2 protein produces the protein MATSPTIAAIVPCHNEEQAIEKVIRDLRAAVPGIHVYVYDNCSTDRTAVVAHEAGATVRREERKGKGNVVRRAFADIDADVYLLIDGDDTYDTAAAPKMIETLLTGPYDQITGVRNQQTESAYRAGHELGNRFFNEIVGRIFGYRVSDMLSGYRVFSKRFVRSFPALSREFEIETELTVHSINARVPQTEVSVGFRDRAVGTESKLRTYHDGLRILNMVLRLAAHERPLPTYGLLSGLVALVGLLVGLPVIVEFAQTGLVPRFPTAILASSLVILAVLTLIAGMLLGVLKKIRDESSRLAYLRWEAPGNGHN, from the coding sequence ATGGCAACAAGTCCAACGATCGCCGCCATCGTTCCTTGCCACAACGAGGAACAGGCGATTGAGAAGGTTATTCGTGACCTTAGGGCTGCGGTACCCGGCATACATGTTTATGTCTATGACAACTGCAGCACGGACCGTACGGCAGTTGTTGCGCATGAAGCCGGCGCCACAGTCCGTCGCGAGGAGCGTAAGGGTAAAGGCAACGTGGTCCGGCGAGCGTTCGCGGATATCGACGCGGATGTTTACCTGCTCATCGACGGCGACGACACTTATGACACCGCTGCCGCGCCGAAGATGATCGAAACTCTGCTGACTGGGCCGTATGACCAGATAACGGGTGTCCGAAATCAGCAAACGGAGTCGGCATACCGAGCAGGACATGAGCTAGGCAACCGGTTCTTCAACGAGATAGTCGGTCGCATCTTCGGCTATCGAGTGAGCGACATGCTGAGTGGGTACCGAGTGTTTTCGAAGCGATTTGTGCGGTCATTTCCCGCACTGTCGCGCGAGTTTGAAATCGAGACGGAGCTGACGGTGCACTCCATCAATGCCCGTGTGCCGCAAACGGAGGTTTCGGTCGGGTTTCGGGACCGTGCGGTGGGAACCGAAAGCAAGCTGCGTACTTATCATGATGGACTCCGCATCCTGAATATGGTGCTGAGACTGGCGGCTCATGAACGCCCCCTTCCGACCTACGGATTGCTTTCAGGCCTTGTAGCACTAGTCGGTCTTCTGGTTGGTCTTCCCGTCATTGTTGAATTTGCGCAGACTGGGCTGGTTCCGAGGTTCCCGACGGCGATTCTTGCCTCATCGCTGGTCATCCTTGCCGTGCTAACGCTCATTGCAGGAATGCTTCTCGGCGTGCTCAAGAAAATTCGCGACGAGAGTTCCAGACTTGCGTACTTGCGGTGGGAGGCTCCGGGAAATGGTCATAACTGA
- a CDS encoding nucleotide sugar dehydrogenase, whose amino-acid sequence MKIAVIALGKIGLPLAVQFASKGHEVVGVDVNAQVVQSINSAIEPFPGEAHLQEKLSELVPAGKLRATTDYAEAVPNADAVVLVVPLFVDAEAKPDFGWMDGATTELAKHLTPGTLVSYETTLPVGTTRTRWKPMLEEGSGLVEGQDFHLVFSPERVLTGRVFEDLRKYPKLVGGLSDEGAKVAVEFYESVLDFDDRPDLSRGNGVWDLGSAEASELAKLAETTYRDVNIGLANQFARFAATAGIDIYQVIEASNSQPYSHIHQPGIAVGGHCIPVYPRLYLWNDPSATVVRAAREANAGMPDYTVGLLEGAHGNLDGATVVVLGAAYRGGVKETAFSGVFSTVEALKQRGAKVLVHDPLYSDEELASLGFDPYHVGEAADAAVVQANHAEYASLTPADLPGVKTFIDGRRVSTADKWDGVTYRVIGKA is encoded by the coding sequence GTGAAGATTGCTGTCATTGCCCTTGGAAAGATCGGTCTGCCGCTGGCGGTCCAGTTCGCGTCGAAGGGCCACGAGGTCGTGGGTGTCGACGTCAATGCGCAGGTTGTCCAGTCGATCAATAGCGCGATCGAGCCGTTCCCGGGCGAAGCTCACCTTCAGGAGAAGCTCTCGGAGCTGGTGCCTGCCGGAAAGCTCCGGGCGACCACCGACTACGCCGAGGCTGTGCCGAACGCGGATGCCGTTGTGCTGGTTGTGCCGCTGTTTGTCGATGCCGAGGCAAAGCCTGACTTCGGTTGGATGGACGGTGCCACCACCGAACTGGCCAAGCATCTGACGCCGGGAACTCTGGTGTCGTATGAGACGACCCTTCCTGTCGGGACCACCCGTACCCGTTGGAAGCCCATGCTCGAAGAGGGCTCGGGCCTGGTTGAGGGTCAGGACTTCCATCTTGTGTTCTCGCCGGAGCGTGTACTGACCGGTCGCGTCTTTGAAGACCTACGGAAGTATCCCAAGCTCGTCGGCGGTCTCTCCGACGAAGGCGCGAAGGTAGCCGTCGAGTTCTACGAATCGGTCCTGGACTTCGATGACCGGCCCGACCTGTCCCGCGGCAACGGCGTATGGGATCTGGGGTCCGCTGAAGCCTCGGAGCTCGCCAAGCTGGCGGAGACCACCTACCGGGACGTGAACATCGGACTCGCGAACCAGTTTGCCCGGTTCGCTGCCACGGCAGGCATCGATATCTACCAGGTCATCGAGGCATCGAACTCGCAGCCGTACAGTCACATTCACCAGCCGGGCATCGCGGTCGGCGGTCACTGCATCCCTGTTTACCCGCGTCTCTACCTGTGGAATGACCCCTCGGCAACCGTTGTACGTGCCGCCCGCGAAGCCAATGCAGGCATGCCCGACTACACCGTGGGACTCCTCGAGGGGGCACACGGGAATCTCGACGGGGCAACCGTCGTCGTGCTTGGTGCGGCCTACCGTGGTGGAGTGAAGGAAACCGCGTTCTCCGGAGTCTTCTCGACCGTTGAAGCGCTGAAACAGCGCGGCGCAAAAGTACTCGTTCATGATCCTCTATACAGCGACGAGGAGTTGGCCTCGCTCGGCTTCGACCCGTACCACGTGGGTGAGGCCGCGGACGCTGCTGTCGTCCAGGCCAACCACGCGGAGTATGCGTCCCTGACTCCCGCTGACCTGCCCGGAGTGAAGACGTTCATCGACGGCAGGCGAGTGAGCACCGCTGACAAGTGGGACGGTGTCACCTACCGGGTCATCGGCAAGGCCTGA